In Microthrixaceae bacterium, a single window of DNA contains:
- the rplC gene encoding 50S ribosomal protein L3, with the protein MATKTIVGEKVGMTQVWDENNNVVPVTVLSVTPVRVVQIKTPETDGYSALQVTYGSKDPRKVTQPVLGHYDKAGVDPGVRLVELRIDDVASYELGQEITVDLMEAGELVDVTAISKGKGFSGAMKRHNFSGVGASHGAHRVHRKPGSVGQCATPSRVFKGKKLPGQYGNEKVTILNLKVVQADAEANLLLVKGAVPGPNGGLVLIRDAVKGGQASKGDN; encoded by the coding sequence ATGGCGACGAAGACAATCGTTGGTGAAAAGGTCGGGATGACCCAAGTGTGGGACGAGAACAACAACGTTGTTCCGGTCACCGTCTTGTCGGTCACACCCGTCCGAGTAGTCCAAATCAAAACCCCCGAAACCGACGGGTACAGCGCGCTGCAGGTCACCTACGGGTCCAAGGACCCGCGCAAGGTGACCCAGCCGGTGCTCGGCCACTACGACAAGGCCGGCGTCGACCCCGGTGTTCGCCTCGTCGAGTTGCGCATCGATGACGTGGCCTCCTACGAGCTCGGCCAGGAGATCACCGTCGACCTGATGGAAGCCGGCGAACTCGTCGACGTCACCGCCATCAGCAAGGGCAAGGGCTTTTCCGGTGCGATGAAGCGTCACAACTTCTCCGGCGTCGGCGCCAGCCACGGCGCACACCGCGTCCACCGCAAGCCCGGCTCGGTCGGCCAGTGCGCCACCCCGTCGCGCGTCTTCAAGGGCAAGAAGCTTCCCGGCCAGTACGGCAACGAGAAGGTGACGATCCTCAACCTGAAGGTCGTGCAGGCCGACGCCGAGGCGAACCTGTTGCTGGTCAAGGGCGCCGTGCCCGGACCCAACGGTGGCCTCGTCCTCATTCGCGACGCCGTCAAGGGCGGCCAGG
- the rpsJ gene encoding 30S ribosomal protein S10, which yields MAEQKIRIRLKAYDHEIIDQSTKKIVETVVRTQAKIKGPIPLPTEKNRFTVIRSPHKYKDSREHFEMRVHKRLIDILEPTPKTIDSLQRLDLPAGVDIEIKIQNA from the coding sequence ATGGCTGAGCAGAAGATTCGCATCCGTCTCAAGGCGTACGACCACGAGATCATCGATCAGTCGACGAAGAAGATCGTCGAAACCGTCGTGCGGACCCAGGCCAAGATCAAGGGCCCGATTCCGCTGCCGACCGAAAAGAACCGTTTCACGGTCATCCGCTCGCCACACAAGTACAAAGACTCACGCGAGCACTTCGAAATGCGTGTTCACAAGCGGCTCATCGACATCCTCGAGCCCACCCCCAAGACCATCGACTCGCTGCAACGCCTCGACCTTCCGGCTGGCGTCGACATCGAGATCAAGATCCAGAACGCGTAG
- a CDS encoding beta-lactamase family protein, whose amino-acid sequence MGTKRSTRRPIRTGRVALVGVMVAAASACQPYIVMSTATEQAINRPVAGTDRVEAACDLPAAGDRFARATPESVGIDPKILDWALEATRNALTASVQVYRHNCLVATAGPEGANPNQQFQLFSMTKSVVALGVGRAVTLGLVDVDDPIGNYLDGLDAAHGALTLRQLMTQSSGLRFGWANDLAGSVENSLDQALTMPISHAPGTDFEYAQTTVNVVAAVVASAAGVDFQEFMDRELLSPIGISRSRWQWWRDAVGNTQGYAWLTMTSGDVARLASLVLHQGAWEGRQLIDPAYIAAMSAPSATNPGYGYLVQVNSGDWWIESFGGRRYEGPRLTSAPADTVMFSGFLDQDVFIVPSLDLVISRNGLPMESRWRWRLFNRLMPAFPEVSAVDPAAPMPRSTDIHIDWEQIADVETLLRRLSTNGGAVPVADAVGSNVPRVLSDTGLTR is encoded by the coding sequence ATGGGGACGAAGAGGTCGACGCGTCGGCCGATCCGAACGGGTCGGGTGGCGCTCGTTGGTGTGATGGTCGCCGCGGCGAGTGCGTGTCAGCCCTACATCGTGATGTCGACCGCCACCGAGCAGGCGATCAACCGACCGGTCGCCGGCACCGATCGGGTTGAGGCGGCCTGCGATCTGCCGGCAGCGGGCGACCGTTTCGCGCGGGCGACCCCCGAAAGCGTCGGAATAGACCCGAAAATCCTCGACTGGGCACTCGAGGCGACACGAAACGCACTCACCGCATCGGTGCAGGTCTACCGCCACAACTGTCTCGTCGCGACCGCGGGCCCCGAGGGGGCCAACCCCAATCAGCAGTTCCAACTGTTCTCGATGACCAAGAGCGTCGTCGCGCTCGGCGTGGGTCGAGCGGTGACCCTCGGTCTGGTCGACGTCGACGACCCCATCGGGAACTATCTCGACGGCCTCGACGCCGCCCACGGAGCCCTCACCCTTCGCCAGCTCATGACCCAGAGTTCGGGCTTGCGTTTCGGTTGGGCCAACGACCTGGCCGGGTCGGTGGAGAACTCGCTCGATCAGGCCCTCACCATGCCGATCTCGCACGCTCCCGGAACCGACTTCGAGTATGCGCAGACCACCGTGAACGTCGTCGCCGCGGTCGTCGCATCGGCCGCAGGCGTCGATTTCCAGGAGTTCATGGACCGCGAACTGCTCAGCCCGATCGGCATTTCGCGGTCGAGGTGGCAATGGTGGCGCGACGCGGTCGGCAACACCCAGGGCTACGCCTGGCTCACGATGACCTCGGGCGACGTGGCCCGTTTGGCTTCGCTGGTGTTGCACCAGGGCGCGTGGGAGGGTCGGCAGCTGATCGACCCCGCCTATATCGCGGCGATGTCGGCGCCGAGCGCGACGAACCCGGGCTACGGCTACCTGGTTCAGGTCAACTCCGGGGATTGGTGGATCGAGAGCTTCGGCGGCCGACGCTATGAAGGGCCGCGGCTCACCTCGGCCCCGGCCGATACCGTCATGTTTTCGGGGTTCTTGGACCAGGACGTGTTCATCGTGCCGAGCCTCGATCTGGTGATCAGTCGAAACGGGTTGCCGATGGAGAGCCGGTGGCGTTGGCGCCTGTTCAACCGCCTGATGCCGGCGTTTCCCGAGGTGTCGGCGGTCGACCCGGCGGCGCCGATGCCGCGTTCGACCGATATCCACATCGACTGGGAACAGATCGCCGACGTGGAGACGTTGCTGCGGCGCCTGTCGACCAACGGCGGCGCCGTTCCGGTGGCCGACGCGGTCGGTTCGAACGTGCCCAGGGTGCTTTCCGACACCGGTTTGACGCGCTGA
- a CDS encoding GTP-binding protein yields the protein MAKEKFERTKPHVNVGTMGHIDHGKTTLTAAISKTLSDRVAGNTATDFENIDKAPEERERGITINVAHVEYETDARHYAHVDMPGHADYQEHDHRCCGGCKRSWWCQLLMVDAADS from the coding sequence ATGGCCAAGGAAAAGTTTGAGCGGACTAAGCCGCATGTGAATGTTGGCACGATGGGCCATATCGATCATGGCAAGACGACGTTGACTGCTGCGATTTCGAAGACGTTGTCGGATCGTGTTGCTGGGAACACGGCGACGGATTTTGAAAACATTGATAAGGCTCCGGAGGAGCGTGAGCGTGGTATCACGATCAATGTTGCTCACGTTGAGTATGAGACCGATGCACGGCATTACGCGCACGTGGATATGCCGGGTCACGCGGATTATCAAGAACATGATCACAGGTGCTGCGGTGGATGTAAACGATCTTGGTGGTGTCAGCTGCTGATGGTCGATGCCGCAGACTCGTGA
- the fusA gene encoding elongation factor G, translated as MSQFPLDRTRNIGIMAHIDAGKTTTTERILYYTGKNYKIGETHEGGATMDWMAQEQERGITITSAATTCFWKDTEKSVEHRIQIIDTPGHVDFTVEVERSLRVLDGAVAIFDGVAGVEPQTENVWRQADKYDVPRMCFVNKMDRTGADFFYVLGTIRDRLDAKAAVLQIPIGAESDFAGIVDLVTMTAWIWNSEDMGASWTEGPIPDDLQATADDYRQQLIDVLSEHDEALMEKFLMEEEITVQEIRDSIREGTLHHGVVPVMLGTAFKNKGVQPLLNAICWYMPSPVDIPAIEGTNARGDEPLTRKPDAKEPFSALAFKIATMPHIGKLTYIRVYSGTLTKGDQVTNMRTTAKERCGRLLEMHAIEMNDKDTIYAGDIVGVVGLKNTRTGDTLSDTNNQIVLESLDFPDTVISVAVEPKTKADQDKMSKALFSLSEEDPTFNVRTDEETGETVISGMGELHLEVLVDRMMREFKVDATVGKPQVAYRETVTSPVTSITYTHKKQTGGSGQYAEVTINMETTGPGGGYIFEDSISGGRIPKEYIPSVDHGIQEAMTNGVLAGFPTVDIKVELVDGKYHDVDSSEMAFKIAGVQVFKEAARKASPVLLEPIMAVEVVTPDDYMGDVIGDLNSRRGKVGKMEQRGNNQVIQAEVPLSEMFGYSTDLRSKTQGRATYSMVFSSYQQTPRNVQEEIVARVTGQ; from the coding sequence ATGTCGCAGTTCCCCCTCGATCGCACCCGCAACATCGGCATCATGGCCCACATCGATGCGGGCAAGACCACCACGACCGAGCGCATCCTCTATTACACCGGCAAGAACTACAAGATCGGTGAGACCCACGAGGGTGGCGCCACCATGGACTGGATGGCACAGGAACAGGAGCGTGGTATCACCATCACCTCCGCCGCCACCACGTGCTTCTGGAAAGACACCGAAAAATCGGTGGAACACCGCATCCAGATCATCGACACCCCGGGCCACGTGGACTTCACCGTCGAGGTGGAGCGTTCGTTGCGCGTGCTCGACGGCGCGGTCGCCATCTTCGACGGCGTCGCCGGTGTGGAACCGCAGACCGAGAACGTGTGGCGCCAGGCCGACAAGTACGACGTCCCGCGCATGTGCTTTGTGAACAAGATGGACCGTACCGGTGCGGACTTCTTCTACGTGCTCGGCACCATCCGCGACCGCCTCGACGCCAAGGCCGCGGTGCTGCAGATCCCGATCGGCGCAGAGTCCGACTTCGCCGGCATCGTCGACCTGGTCACCATGACGGCCTGGATCTGGAACTCCGAGGACATGGGCGCTTCCTGGACCGAGGGCCCGATCCCCGACGACCTGCAGGCAACCGCGGACGACTACCGACAACAGCTCATCGACGTGTTGTCCGAACACGACGAAGCGCTGATGGAAAAGTTCCTCATGGAAGAGGAAATCACCGTCCAGGAAATCCGCGACTCGATCCGTGAGGGCACCCTGCATCACGGGGTCGTTCCGGTCATGTTGGGGACCGCGTTCAAGAACAAGGGCGTGCAGCCGCTGCTCAACGCGATCTGCTGGTACATGCCGTCGCCGGTCGACATTCCCGCCATCGAGGGCACCAACGCCCGCGGCGACGAACCGTTGACCCGCAAGCCGGATGCGAAGGAGCCGTTCTCGGCGTTGGCGTTCAAGATCGCCACGATGCCCCACATCGGCAAGCTCACCTACATCCGCGTCTACTCGGGCACGCTGACCAAGGGCGACCAGGTCACCAACATGCGCACCACCGCGAAGGAGCGCTGCGGTCGTCTGCTCGAGATGCACGCCATCGAGATGAACGATAAGGACACCATCTATGCCGGCGACATCGTCGGTGTGGTGGGTCTCAAGAACACCCGCACCGGCGACACGCTGTCCGACACGAACAACCAGATCGTGCTCGAGTCGCTCGACTTCCCCGACACCGTCATCTCGGTGGCGGTGGAGCCCAAGACCAAGGCCGACCAGGACAAGATGTCCAAGGCGTTGTTCTCCCTGTCGGAAGAAGACCCGACCTTCAACGTGCGCACCGACGAAGAGACCGGCGAAACCGTCATCTCCGGCATGGGCGAGTTGCACCTCGAGGTGCTCGTCGACCGCATGATGCGCGAGTTCAAGGTCGACGCCACCGTCGGCAAGCCCCAGGTCGCCTATCGCGAGACGGTCACCTCGCCGGTCACCAGCATCACCTACACCCACAAGAAGCAAACGGGTGGTTCGGGTCAGTACGCCGAGGTCACGATCAACATGGAGACCACCGGCCCCGGCGGCGGTTACATCTTTGAAGACTCCATCTCGGGTGGACGTATCCCGAAGGAGTACATCCCTTCGGTCGATCACGGAATCCAGGAGGCCATGACCAACGGTGTGCTTGCGGGATTCCCGACGGTCGACATCAAGGTCGAACTGGTCGATGGCAAGTACCACGACGTCGACTCCTCGGAGATGGCGTTCAAGATCGCTGGTGTCCAGGTGTTCAAGGAGGCTGCGCGCAAAGCGTCGCCGGTGCTCCTCGAGCCGATCATGGCCGTTGAGGTCGTGACCCCGGACGACTACATGGGCGACGTCATTGGCGACCTCAACAGCCGTCGCGGCAAGGTCGGCAAGATGGAGCAGCGTGGCAACAACCAGGTCATCCAGGCCGAGGTTCCGCTTTCGGAGATGTTCGGCTATTCCACCGACCTCCGGTCCAAGACCCAAGGTCGAGCCACCTATAGCATGGTGTTCAGTAGCTACCAGCAGACACCGCGCAACGTTCAAGAAGAGATCGTTGCCCGAGTGACCGGCCAGTAA
- the rpsG gene encoding 30S ribosomal protein S7: MPRKGPAPRRELMPDPVYRSVLVTQITNKVLQRGKRSTAERIVYDALAQIEAKTGTEPIATLKRAVDNVRPQLEVRSRRVGGATYQVPVEVRPRRANTLAIRWLVGYSRQRRERTMAERLANELLDASNGVGASVKRRDDLQKMAESNRAFAHYRW; encoded by the coding sequence ATGCCCCGCAAAGGACCAGCCCCGCGTCGTGAACTGATGCCCGATCCGGTCTACCGGTCGGTGCTCGTCACCCAGATCACCAACAAGGTCCTTCAGCGCGGCAAGCGCTCGACCGCCGAGCGCATCGTGTACGACGCCCTCGCGCAGATCGAGGCCAAGACCGGCACCGAGCCGATCGCCACCCTCAAGCGTGCCGTCGACAACGTCCGCCCGCAGCTCGAGGTCCGTAGCCGCCGCGTCGGTGGCGCGACCTATCAGGTGCCGGTCGAGGTTCGTCCCCGCCGCGCCAACACCCTCGCCATCCGCTGGCTCGTGGGGTACTCCCGCCAGCGCCGCGAGCGCACGATGGCCGAGCGTCTCGCGAACGAGTTGCTCGATGCCTCCAACGGCGTGGGCGCCTCGGTGAAGCGTCGCGACGATCTTCAGAAGATGGCCGAGTCGAACCGGGCCTTCGCTCACTACCGCTGGTAG
- the rpsL gene encoding 30S ribosomal protein S12 translates to MPTIEQLVRKGRQTKRRKEATPALKGAPQRRGVCTRVYTNTPKKPNSALRKVARVRLTSGIEVTAYIPGEGHNLQEHSIVLVRGGRVRDLPGVRYKIIRGTLDTSGVRDRKQARSRYGAKREK, encoded by the coding sequence GTGCCCACCATTGAGCAGCTGGTCCGTAAGGGCCGTCAGACCAAGCGCCGCAAGGAGGCCACGCCCGCACTCAAGGGTGCGCCGCAACGCCGTGGGGTCTGCACCCGCGTGTACACCAACACGCCGAAGAAGCCGAACTCCGCATTGCGCAAGGTCGCTCGTGTGCGCCTCACCTCCGGTATCGAGGTCACGGCGTACATCCCCGGTGAGGGCCACAACCTCCAGGAGCACTCGATCGTGCTCGTTCGCGGTGGTCGTGTGAGGGACCTGCCCGGTGTTCGTTACAAGATCATCCGCGGCACGCTCGACACCTCCGGCGTGCGCGACCGCAAGCAGGCCCGCAGCCGTTACGGCGCGAAGAGGGAGAAGTAG